A window of the Streptomyces luomodiensis genome harbors these coding sequences:
- a CDS encoding transketolase gives MRHEQLSELGQQLRVDSVRAAAAAGSGHPTSSMSAADLMAVLMGNHLRYDFEQPDHPGNDHLIFSKGHASPLLYSLYKAAGALQDEEFLTFRKRGSRLEGHPTPRLPWVDVATGSLGQGLPYGVGMALSGKRLDHLPYRVWVLCGDSEMAEGSMWEAFEHAGYERLDNLIAIIDVNRLGQRGPTRHEWDLDAYARRIRAFDWHTVEIDGHDIEAIDRAYGEALSTVGRPTAIIARTMKGRGVASVENREGMHGKPLKNADEAIAELGGVRNLAVPVLGPPTVTPTRPSAEGPLALPRYNTGDSVPTRDAFGEAVAAVGTARGDVVALDGEVGDSTRLEYFHKEHPERYFEFFIAEQQLVAAAVGMQTRGWNPYVATFAAFFARAYDFIRMASISHADLNLIGSHAGVAIGEDGPSQMGLEDLAALRAVHGSTVLYPCDANQTAQLTAAMAERSGIRYLRTSRGGTPVIYPPSETFPIGGSKVVRATEDDRVTLVGAGVTLHEAIEAADRLAQENIPARVIDLYSLKPVDAETLRTAAEVTGRLITVEDHHPEGGLGDAVLGAFGDGRPVPRLVRLAVRTMPASSTPAEQLHDAGIDADAIVAAARDLVGRDG, from the coding sequence ATGCGACACGAACAGCTCAGCGAGCTCGGGCAGCAGCTCCGTGTGGATTCGGTGCGCGCCGCCGCGGCCGCCGGGTCCGGCCATCCCACGTCGTCGATGTCGGCGGCGGACCTGATGGCCGTCCTGATGGGAAACCATCTGCGCTATGACTTCGAGCAGCCCGACCACCCGGGCAATGACCACCTGATCTTCTCCAAGGGCCACGCCTCCCCGCTGCTCTACTCGCTCTACAAGGCGGCCGGCGCCCTCCAGGACGAGGAGTTCCTCACCTTCCGCAAGCGCGGCAGCAGGCTGGAGGGCCACCCCACTCCCCGGCTGCCGTGGGTGGACGTGGCCACCGGATCGCTCGGCCAGGGCCTGCCCTACGGCGTGGGCATGGCGCTGAGCGGCAAACGGCTGGACCACCTGCCCTACCGCGTCTGGGTGCTGTGCGGGGACAGCGAGATGGCCGAGGGATCGATGTGGGAGGCGTTCGAGCACGCGGGCTACGAGCGGCTCGACAACCTCATCGCCATCATCGATGTGAACCGGCTCGGCCAGCGCGGACCCACCCGCCACGAATGGGACCTGGACGCCTACGCCCGGCGCATCCGCGCCTTCGACTGGCACACCGTCGAGATCGACGGCCATGACATCGAGGCCATCGACCGCGCGTACGGCGAGGCGCTGTCCACCGTCGGCCGCCCCACCGCCATCATCGCCCGCACCATGAAGGGCCGCGGCGTCGCCTCGGTGGAGAACCGCGAGGGCATGCACGGCAAACCGCTGAAGAACGCGGACGAGGCCATCGCCGAGCTCGGCGGCGTACGCAACCTGGCCGTGCCGGTGCTCGGCCCGCCCACGGTGACCCCCACCCGGCCCTCCGCCGAGGGCCCGCTGGCCCTGCCGCGCTACAACACCGGCGACTCGGTCCCCACCCGTGACGCGTTCGGGGAGGCGGTGGCCGCCGTCGGCACCGCCCGCGGCGATGTGGTGGCACTCGACGGCGAGGTGGGTGACTCCACCCGCCTGGAGTACTTCCACAAGGAGCACCCCGAGCGGTACTTCGAGTTCTTCATCGCCGAGCAGCAGCTGGTGGCCGCCGCCGTCGGCATGCAGACCCGCGGCTGGAACCCGTACGTCGCCACCTTCGCGGCCTTCTTCGCCCGCGCCTACGACTTCATCCGGATGGCTTCCATCAGCCACGCCGACCTCAACCTCATCGGCTCCCACGCCGGGGTGGCCATCGGCGAGGACGGGCCCTCGCAGATGGGCCTGGAGGACCTGGCGGCCCTGCGGGCGGTGCACGGCAGCACGGTGCTCTACCCGTGCGACGCCAACCAGACGGCCCAGCTGACCGCGGCCATGGCCGAGCGGTCCGGCATCCGCTATCTGCGCACCAGCCGCGGCGGAACGCCCGTCATCTACCCGCCCTCGGAGACCTTCCCCATCGGCGGCTCCAAGGTCGTCCGCGCCACCGAGGACGACCGGGTCACGCTCGTCGGCGCGGGCGTCACCCTGCACGAGGCGATCGAGGCCGCCGACCGGCTGGCCCAGGAGAACATCCCCGCCCGCGTCATCGACCTGTACTCGCTCAAGCCGGTGGACGCCGAGACACTGCGCACCGCCGCCGAGGTGACGGGGCGGCTGATCACCGTGGAGGACCACCACCCCGAGGGCGGACTGGGCGACGCGGTGCTCGGGGCGTTCGGCGACGGCCGTCCGGTGCCCCGGCTGGTCCGGCTCGCGGTGCGCACCATGCCGGCCTCCTCCACCCCCGCCGAGCAGCTGCACGACGCGGGGATCGACGCGGACGCGATCGTGGCGGCCGCGCGGGATCTGGTCGGCCGGGACGGCTGA
- a CDS encoding metallophosphoesterase family protein, whose amino-acid sequence MGGTHGGELLAISDLHVAYPENRAIVERLRPGSDDDWLIVAGDVGEVFSEIEEVLGLLSERFAKVIWSPGNHELWTHPKDPLEARGVARYEALVEMCRAKGIVTPEDPYPLWEGIGGPLVVAPLFLLYDYTFRLDGLATKEAALAHAHDVGVVCTDEHFLHPDPYPTRDAWCRARVAETEARLAAVDPELRTVLINHWPMTRLPTRVLRYPDFALWCGTELTADWHVRFRAETVVYGHLHIPRTTVEDGVKFQEVSVGYPREWKAHGRLPEDPLRRILPVPVP is encoded by the coding sequence ATGGGCGGCACCCACGGGGGCGAACTCCTCGCCATCAGTGACCTGCATGTGGCCTATCCGGAGAACCGCGCGATCGTGGAGCGGCTGCGGCCCGGCTCCGACGACGACTGGCTGATCGTCGCCGGGGACGTCGGAGAGGTGTTCTCCGAGATCGAGGAGGTCCTCGGGCTGCTGAGCGAGCGGTTCGCCAAAGTCATCTGGTCCCCGGGCAACCACGAGCTGTGGACCCATCCCAAGGACCCCTTGGAAGCCCGGGGGGTGGCGCGCTACGAGGCACTGGTCGAGATGTGCCGCGCGAAGGGCATCGTCACCCCCGAGGACCCCTACCCCCTCTGGGAGGGCATCGGCGGACCGCTGGTCGTCGCGCCGCTGTTCCTGCTCTACGACTACACCTTCCGCCTCGACGGCCTGGCCACCAAGGAGGCCGCGCTGGCCCACGCCCATGACGTGGGGGTGGTCTGCACCGACGAGCACTTCCTGCACCCCGACCCCTACCCCACCCGCGACGCGTGGTGCCGGGCCCGGGTCGCCGAGACCGAGGCCCGGCTGGCGGCCGTCGACCCGGAGCTGCGGACCGTGCTCATCAACCACTGGCCGATGACCCGGCTGCCCACCCGGGTGCTGCGCTACCCCGACTTCGCGCTGTGGTGCGGCACCGAGCTGACCGCCGACTGGCATGTGCGGTTCCGGGCCGAGACCGTCGTCTACGGCCATCTGCACATCCCCCGGACCACGGTCGAGGACGGGGTGAAGTTCCAGGAGGTCTCGGTCGGCTATCCGCGGGAGTGGAAGGCCCACGGCCGGCTGCCGGAGGACCCGCTGCGCCGGATCCTCCCGGTGCCCGTGCCATAG
- a CDS encoding universal stress protein: MVDKLPPSFERGTDGPKVIVAGLDGSESSWRATAYAAGLARRQNALLVVVYVQPVLAAGAALGASVADTTGEVAEELMREMREATERLRGVFEVRWEFHTFRGDPYNGLVQAADELKADAVVVGASEQAGHRFVGSVAVRLVKTGRWPVTVVP; this comes from the coding sequence GTGGTGGACAAACTCCCTCCGTCTTTCGAACGCGGAACCGACGGACCCAAGGTCATCGTCGCCGGACTGGACGGTTCCGAATCCTCCTGGCGTGCCACGGCCTACGCCGCCGGGCTGGCCAGACGCCAGAACGCGCTGCTCGTCGTGGTCTATGTGCAGCCGGTGCTGGCCGCCGGGGCGGCGCTGGGGGCGTCGGTGGCCGACACCACCGGTGAGGTCGCCGAGGAGCTGATGCGCGAGATGCGGGAGGCCACCGAGCGGCTGCGCGGGGTGTTCGAGGTGCGCTGGGAGTTCCACACCTTCCGCGGCGATCCGTACAACGGTCTGGTCCAGGCGGCCGATGAGCTGAAGGCCGACGCGGTGGTGGTGGGCGCGTCCGAGCAGGCCGGGCACCGCTTCGTCGGCTCGGTGGCCGTGCGGCTGGTCAAGACGGGGCGCTGGCCGGTCACCGTGGTGCCCTAG
- a CDS encoding dodecin encodes MSCHTYRVTELVGSSTESVDDAIRTGINRASQTLRELDWFEVTEIRGHLEGGRIAHYQVGLKVGFRLEDKAG; translated from the coding sequence ATGTCCTGCCACACGTACCGAGTGACGGAACTCGTCGGCTCGTCCACCGAGAGCGTCGACGACGCGATCAGGACCGGCATCAACCGGGCTTCCCAGACGCTCCGCGAGCTGGACTGGTTCGAGGTCACGGAGATCCGTGGGCACCTCGAAGGTGGGCGCATCGCGCATTACCAGGTGGGACTGAAGGTCGGATTCCGGCTGGAGGACAAGGCCGGCTGA
- a CDS encoding DUF4239 domain-containing protein — translation MPEWLIMTLVMAGTCAVVVTGAVLNARRLGSEDDPDETPDVLDYMIMMIGVVYAIVLGLAIAGVWESRGAAQDGVRTEAQALHEVTERASVYPRQVRDRIGDDVDAYVRHVVRTEWKVMLDKGELTDRGDELLATLRRDVTHATPHSALQSQAYQPMVDQVAAVDDARGARQQSAGPTMPHLVWFGLVLGAALVIGLVFTLQIRRSPRELMLAVMFTALIVFLLFLVWDFDEPFGRSVGDSTAPFTDLFPSARGGS, via the coding sequence ATGCCCGAATGGCTGATTATGACCCTGGTGATGGCCGGGACCTGCGCGGTCGTGGTGACCGGGGCGGTCCTCAACGCCCGCCGATTAGGGAGCGAGGACGATCCGGACGAGACCCCCGATGTCCTGGACTACATGATCATGATGATCGGCGTGGTCTACGCGATCGTGCTGGGCCTGGCGATCGCCGGCGTCTGGGAGTCGCGCGGCGCCGCGCAGGACGGGGTCCGCACGGAGGCGCAGGCGTTGCACGAGGTGACCGAGCGGGCGAGCGTCTACCCCCGCCAGGTGCGCGACCGCATCGGCGACGACGTGGACGCGTATGTGCGCCATGTGGTGCGCACGGAGTGGAAGGTGATGCTCGACAAGGGCGAACTCACCGACCGCGGCGACGAGCTGCTGGCCACCCTGCGCCGCGATGTCACCCACGCGACCCCGCACAGCGCTCTCCAGTCGCAGGCGTACCAGCCGATGGTGGACCAGGTGGCCGCCGTGGACGACGCCCGCGGCGCCCGGCAGCAGAGCGCCGGGCCGACGATGCCCCATCTGGTCTGGTTCGGACTGGTGCTGGGCGCGGCGCTGGTGATCGGGCTGGTCTTCACCCTCCAGATCCGCCGTTCGCCCCGGGAGCTGATGCTCGCGGTGATGTTCACCGCGCTCATCGTCTTCCTGCTGTTCCTGGTGTGGGACTTCGACGAGCCCTTCGGACGGTCGGTCGGCGACTCGACCGCGCCCTTCACCGATCTGTTCCCCAGCGCACGGGGAGGGTCTTGA
- a CDS encoding NAD(P)/FAD-dependent oxidoreductase produces MTTALIIGGGIAGTVTAMALRKAGIDAVVYEAYPADAADAGAFLVVAANGLEALRTIDAHGPVLENSFPAGRVGFISNTGKRLGDRPMSGSQDGGLGSVTLKRATLARVLREEAVRRGVRIEYGKRLLAAHTGPDGRIVGSFADGGRAVGDVLIGADGIRSRIRRVIDAGAPRPRYTGRHTVCGYTRDADSPPDPDTYTMIFGKQAFFGCTTAPDGEVWWFCNAPAEEMSKAELAAVTPEQWRERLLTLFAEDHTPAADLVRATGDSIVATAAYDLVSTPTWSEEGMVIVGDAAHACAPNAAQGASMAIEDGVVLAKCLRDLRTPRSAFAAYEALRRQRVEKVAAAGAGMARRTPGPMARALRDVTMPRKLDRSGGGAPDWLTGYRIDWDEPVDRPTARPRR; encoded by the coding sequence ATGACCACAGCCCTGATCATCGGTGGCGGCATCGCCGGCACGGTGACCGCGATGGCCCTGCGGAAAGCCGGGATCGACGCGGTCGTCTACGAGGCCTACCCAGCGGACGCCGCCGACGCGGGCGCGTTCCTCGTCGTCGCCGCCAACGGCCTGGAGGCACTGCGCACCATCGACGCCCACGGACCCGTGCTGGAGAACTCCTTCCCGGCCGGCCGCGTCGGCTTCATCAGCAACACCGGCAAGCGGCTCGGCGACCGGCCCATGTCCGGTTCGCAGGACGGTGGCCTCGGCTCCGTGACACTCAAACGCGCCACGCTCGCCCGGGTGCTGCGCGAGGAGGCGGTGCGCCGCGGAGTGCGCATCGAGTACGGCAAGCGGCTGCTCGCCGCCCATACCGGCCCCGACGGCCGGATCGTCGGCTCCTTCGCGGACGGCGGCCGCGCCGTGGGCGACGTGCTGATCGGCGCCGACGGCATCCGCTCGCGCATCCGCCGGGTCATCGACGCGGGGGCGCCCCGGCCCCGCTACACCGGCCGGCACACCGTCTGCGGCTACACCCGCGACGCCGACTCGCCCCCGGACCCGGACACCTACACCATGATCTTCGGCAAGCAGGCGTTCTTCGGCTGCACCACCGCCCCGGACGGTGAGGTCTGGTGGTTCTGCAACGCCCCGGCCGAGGAGATGTCCAAGGCCGAGCTGGCCGCCGTCACCCCCGAGCAGTGGCGGGAGCGGCTGCTGACGCTCTTCGCCGAGGACCACACCCCCGCCGCCGACCTGGTCCGCGCCACCGGTGACTCCATCGTGGCCACCGCCGCCTACGACCTCGTCTCCACCCCCACCTGGTCCGAGGAGGGCATGGTCATCGTCGGCGACGCCGCGCACGCCTGCGCGCCCAACGCCGCGCAGGGCGCGTCGATGGCCATCGAGGACGGTGTGGTGCTCGCCAAATGCCTGCGCGATCTGCGCACGCCCCGCTCGGCCTTCGCCGCGTACGAGGCGCTGCGCCGGCAGCGGGTCGAGAAGGTCGCCGCGGCCGGCGCGGGCATGGCCCGCCGGACGCCGGGGCCCATGGCGCGGGCCCTGCGCGATGTCACCATGCCGCGCAAGCTCGACCGGTCCGGCGGTGGGGCCCCGGACTGGCTGACCGGCTACCGCATCGACTGGGACGAACCGGTCGACCGGCCCACGGCCCGCCCGCGCCGCTGA
- a CDS encoding NAD(P)/FAD-dependent oxidoreductase, which translates to MSPVRIVIVGAGFAGYQAARTLSRTLRGAADIVLINPNDYFLYLPLLPEVAAGVLEPRRVSVSLTGTLPHVRLVLGEVHGVDLDARRISWQDPDGRPGEMDYDRLVLSVGSVNKLLPIPGVAEHAHGFRGMPEALFLRDHITRQMEMSGTVEDSRERAARRTFVVVGAGYTGTEVAAHGVLFTDSIARKNTTLRGAPRPRWLLLDIAPRVLPELDKKLSRTADRVLRERGVEVRTRTTVKEATQDGVLLDDGEFIDTRSLIWCVGVRPDPLVEQLGLPTERGRLRVDQYLAVPGYPDVLACGDAAAVPDLTRPGQFTPMTAQHAQRQGKIAGHNVLASLGRGTPKPYKHHDLGFTVDLGGVQAAADPLHIPLSGPVANAVTRGYHLMAMPGNRVRVTADWLLDAVLPRQGVQLGVIPPWAVPLDTESPEVAQTVRAGSG; encoded by the coding sequence GTGAGCCCAGTACGCATCGTGATCGTAGGTGCCGGATTCGCCGGTTATCAGGCCGCCCGTACGCTCTCCCGCACCCTGCGCGGCGCGGCGGACATCGTCCTGATCAACCCCAATGACTACTTCCTGTATTTGCCACTGCTGCCCGAAGTGGCCGCCGGGGTCCTGGAACCCCGCCGGGTCTCGGTTTCCCTCACCGGCACCCTGCCGCATGTCCGGCTGGTGCTGGGCGAGGTCCACGGCGTCGACCTCGACGCCCGCCGGATCTCCTGGCAGGACCCCGACGGCCGGCCGGGCGAGATGGACTACGACCGGCTCGTCCTCTCCGTCGGCAGCGTCAACAAACTGCTGCCCATCCCCGGGGTGGCCGAGCACGCCCATGGCTTCCGCGGTATGCCGGAGGCGCTCTTCCTGCGCGACCACATCACCCGGCAGATGGAGATGTCCGGCACCGTGGAGGACTCGCGAGAGCGGGCCGCCCGGCGCACCTTCGTGGTGGTCGGCGCCGGCTACACCGGCACCGAGGTGGCCGCCCACGGGGTGCTCTTCACGGACTCGATCGCGCGGAAGAACACCACCCTGCGCGGCGCGCCGCGCCCCCGCTGGCTGCTGCTCGACATCGCCCCCCGGGTGCTGCCGGAGCTGGACAAGAAGCTGTCCCGCACGGCCGACCGGGTGCTGCGCGAACGCGGTGTGGAGGTACGCACCCGCACCACCGTCAAGGAGGCCACCCAGGACGGGGTGCTGCTGGACGACGGCGAGTTCATCGACACCCGGTCGCTGATCTGGTGTGTCGGGGTACGCCCCGACCCGCTGGTGGAGCAGCTCGGGCTGCCGACCGAACGCGGCCGGCTGCGGGTCGACCAGTATCTGGCCGTGCCCGGCTACCCGGACGTGCTGGCCTGCGGAGACGCCGCCGCGGTGCCCGATCTGACCCGGCCGGGCCAGTTCACCCCGATGACCGCGCAGCACGCCCAGCGACAGGGGAAGATCGCGGGCCACAACGTGCTCGCCTCCCTCGGGCGCGGCACCCCCAAGCCGTACAAACACCATGACCTCGGGTTCACCGTCGACCTGGGCGGGGTGCAGGCCGCCGCGGACCCGCTGCACATACCGCTGTCCGGGCCGGTCGCCAACGCGGTCACCCGCGGCTACCACCTGATGGCGATGCCGGGGAACCGCGTGCGGGTCACCGCCGACTGGCTGCTCGACGCGGTGCTGCCACGCCAGGGGGTGCAGCTGGGCGTGATCCCGCCGTGGGCGGTGCCGCTGGACACCGAGTCGCCCGAGGTCGCGCAGACGGTGCGCGCGGGCAGCGGCTGA
- a CDS encoding NAD-dependent epimerase/dehydratase family protein, whose translation MGLKQGMRVVVIGATGNAGTSVVRALGEDPDIESIVGIARRVPNWAPPKTTWARADIGRDAGEEAGLVRHFQGADAVIHLAWLIQPSHRPAVTWDTNVLGATRVFEAVARAEVPVLVYASSVGAYSPGPEDGRPVDESWPTHGWPEAAYCREKAYVERLLDAFELEHPQIRVVRMRPGFLFKEESAAEQRRLFMGPFVPRRLIRSTFLPAVFDLPGLRLQILHTDDVAEAYRLALGREVRGAFNLAAEPPVDGETLAGLLDARSVRIPRVAARSAMATAWHLHLLPPSPQLFDAALRLPLMDTSRAQRELGWRPRHTAVETLREFLTGLRRGTGMEQTAPLASKLPGGRPREAATTGVGERP comes from the coding sequence ATGGGCCTCAAGCAGGGAATGCGCGTAGTGGTGATCGGGGCCACCGGCAACGCCGGTACGAGCGTGGTCCGCGCGCTCGGTGAGGACCCGGACATCGAGTCGATCGTGGGCATCGCCCGCAGGGTGCCGAACTGGGCGCCGCCGAAGACGACCTGGGCACGGGCGGACATCGGGCGGGACGCCGGTGAGGAGGCCGGTCTCGTACGGCACTTCCAGGGCGCCGACGCGGTCATCCACCTCGCCTGGCTGATCCAGCCCAGCCACCGGCCCGCCGTCACCTGGGACACCAACGTCCTCGGCGCCACCCGGGTCTTCGAGGCGGTGGCGCGGGCCGAGGTGCCGGTGCTGGTGTACGCGTCCTCGGTGGGCGCCTACTCGCCCGGCCCCGAGGACGGCCGCCCGGTGGACGAGTCCTGGCCCACCCACGGCTGGCCGGAGGCCGCGTACTGCCGTGAGAAGGCGTATGTGGAGCGGCTGCTCGACGCCTTCGAGCTGGAGCATCCGCAGATCCGGGTGGTGCGGATGCGGCCCGGCTTCCTCTTCAAGGAGGAGTCGGCGGCCGAGCAGCGCCGGCTGTTCATGGGGCCGTTCGTGCCCCGGCGGCTGATCCGCTCCACCTTCCTGCCCGCCGTCTTCGACCTGCCCGGTCTGCGGTTGCAGATCCTGCACACCGACGACGTCGCCGAGGCGTACCGGCTCGCGCTCGGCCGGGAGGTGCGCGGCGCCTTCAACCTCGCGGCCGAACCGCCGGTCGACGGCGAGACGCTGGCCGGCCTCCTCGACGCCCGGTCGGTGCGGATTCCGCGTGTCGCCGCCCGCTCGGCCATGGCCACCGCCTGGCATCTGCATCTGCTGCCGCCCTCGCCCCAGCTGTTCGACGCCGCCCTGCGGCTCCCGCTGATGGACACCTCCCGCGCCCAGCGGGAACTGGGCTGGCGGCCCCGGCACACCGCCGTCGAGACGCTCCGGGAGTTCCTCACCGGGCTGCGGCGCGGCACCGGTATGGAGCAGACCGCCCCGCTGGCCTCCAAGCTGCCCGGCGGACGGCCGCGCGAGGCCGCCACGACCGGTGTGGGCGAGCGCCCCTGA
- a CDS encoding phosphatidylinositol-specific phospholipase C domain-containing protein codes for MGRAGRQARGHVRRTGKVAVAAAAAALCLTTPAPAGAESAADDPAYSATTSVGVHNAYEQATYPYFADALDSGASLLELDVWTNVFGPGWRVSHSNPLGNANNCENAAGPAELRTKARNQSLAGCLANMRAWHEAHPGHRPILVKVEMKDGFYGKAGRGPADLDALLGATLGDALLRPADVVGGHADLDQAVRADGWPSRSALAGKFVVELIPGTVEENNPLDTLWTDREYATHLRDLSAAGKLAQAAAFPAVHGAAPDDPRTRYTDATLRPWFVLYDGDASAYVTGGIDTAWYDDRHYLLIMTDAHQVAPAIDGTNPTEAQARTRVSELAARHASFATADWYPLPSVLSTVLPRG; via the coding sequence ATGGGCAGGGCGGGGAGACAGGCGCGCGGTCATGTCCGGCGCACGGGAAAGGTGGCGGTCGCCGCGGCGGCCGCCGCACTGTGTCTGACGACACCGGCACCGGCGGGGGCCGAGTCCGCCGCGGACGATCCGGCGTATTCCGCCACCACCTCGGTGGGTGTGCACAACGCGTACGAACAGGCCACGTACCCCTACTTCGCCGACGCGCTGGACTCCGGGGCCTCGCTCCTGGAACTCGACGTGTGGACCAATGTGTTCGGCCCCGGCTGGCGGGTCTCGCACAGCAACCCGCTCGGCAACGCCAACAACTGCGAGAACGCCGCCGGCCCGGCCGAGCTGCGCACCAAGGCCCGCAACCAGAGCCTGGCCGGCTGCCTCGCCAACATGAGGGCCTGGCACGAGGCCCATCCGGGACACCGCCCGATCCTCGTCAAGGTCGAGATGAAGGACGGCTTCTACGGCAAGGCGGGGCGCGGCCCGGCCGACCTCGACGCCCTCCTCGGCGCCACCCTGGGCGACGCGCTGCTGCGCCCGGCGGACGTGGTGGGCGGCCACGCCGACCTGGACCAGGCGGTGCGGGCGGACGGCTGGCCGTCCCGCTCCGCGCTCGCGGGTAAGTTCGTCGTCGAGCTGATCCCGGGCACGGTCGAGGAGAACAACCCCCTGGACACCCTGTGGACCGACCGGGAGTACGCCACCCATCTGCGGGACCTGTCCGCCGCCGGGAAGCTCGCCCAGGCCGCCGCCTTCCCCGCCGTCCACGGCGCCGCCCCGGACGACCCGCGCACCCGCTACACCGACGCCACCCTCCGGCCGTGGTTCGTGCTCTACGACGGGGACGCGTCCGCGTATGTCACCGGCGGTATCGACACCGCCTGGTACGACGACCGCCACTACCTGCTGATCATGACCGACGCGCACCAGGTGGCCCCCGCCATCGACGGCACCAACCCCACCGAGGCCCAGGCGCGGACCCGGGTGTCCGAACTCGCCGCGCGACACGCCAGCTTCGCCACCGCCGACTGGTACCCGCTGCCGTCGGTGCTCTCCACCGTGCTCCCACGCGGCTGA
- a CDS encoding cytochrome P450 has product MHPVEAFLPETYATGVPYALFRELRATRPVCRIEEPSVGAWPAGPGFWAVFRHADVKYVLRTPEVFSSHLGATQIRDPDTPADLEFVRAMMLNQDPPDHSRTRRIVAAAFTPRAVRELEAVIEERAVALVDSVAARGEADFVELAADLPVWTLAQVMGVPEGDRRLLFDWASRVIGYQDADHAGSSTAAGEQLSPMGRAALAHRPARPPRRPDGRPMNPRSREALADMFAYAHALAERPRPGSVMARMREGGLSRDEFENMFFLFAVAGNETLRNGIPGGLLTLLDHPESLRLLRDRPELTGSAVEEMLRFWPPVIDFRRTATRDVELGGRLIRRGEKVVVFHASANRDETVFTDPDRFDIVRAPNDHLSFGFGPHVCLGAHLARVQMRAMLRAALDRLPGLRRAGEPVRLTSNFQNGLKTLPVRWGTDR; this is encoded by the coding sequence GTGCACCCTGTCGAGGCGTTCCTTCCCGAGACCTACGCCACCGGCGTCCCCTACGCGCTCTTCCGCGAGCTGCGCGCCACCCGCCCCGTCTGCCGGATCGAGGAACCGTCGGTCGGGGCCTGGCCCGCCGGCCCCGGCTTCTGGGCCGTGTTCCGGCACGCCGACGTCAAGTACGTCCTGCGCACCCCCGAGGTCTTCTCCTCCCACCTCGGGGCCACCCAGATCCGCGACCCCGACACCCCCGCCGATCTGGAGTTCGTGCGGGCGATGATGCTCAATCAGGACCCGCCCGACCACTCCCGCACCCGCCGCATCGTCGCCGCGGCCTTCACCCCGCGCGCCGTACGGGAGCTGGAGGCGGTCATCGAGGAGCGGGCGGTGGCGCTCGTGGACTCCGTGGCCGCGCGCGGCGAGGCCGACTTCGTCGAGCTCGCCGCCGATCTTCCGGTGTGGACCCTCGCCCAGGTGATGGGCGTCCCCGAGGGGGACCGCCGGCTGCTCTTCGACTGGGCGAGCCGTGTCATCGGCTACCAGGACGCCGACCACGCCGGATCGTCCACCGCGGCCGGGGAGCAGCTGAGCCCCATGGGTCGGGCCGCCCTCGCCCACCGGCCGGCCCGGCCGCCGCGACGTCCCGACGGCCGGCCGATGAACCCACGCTCCCGTGAGGCCCTGGCCGATATGTTCGCCTACGCCCACGCACTCGCCGAGCGGCCGCGGCCGGGCAGTGTGATGGCGCGGATGCGGGAGGGCGGACTGAGCCGGGACGAGTTCGAGAACATGTTCTTCCTCTTCGCCGTGGCGGGCAACGAGACGCTGCGCAACGGCATCCCCGGCGGACTGCTCACCCTGCTCGACCATCCCGAGAGCCTGCGGCTGCTGCGCGACCGGCCCGAACTCACCGGCTCGGCGGTGGAGGAGATGCTGCGCTTCTGGCCGCCCGTCATCGACTTCCGGCGCACCGCGACCCGCGATGTGGAGCTGGGCGGACGGCTCATCCGGCGCGGCGAGAAGGTCGTCGTCTTCCACGCCTCGGCCAACCGCGACGAGACGGTCTTCACCGACCCCGACCGGTTCGACATCGTCCGCGCCCCCAACGACCATCTGAGCTTCGGCTTCGGACCGCACGTCTGCCTGGGCGCGCATCTGGCCCGCGTCCAGATGCGGGCCATGCTGCGCGCCGCCCTGGACCGGCTGCCGGGGCTGCGCCGGGCGGGTGAGCCGGTGCGGCTCACCTCCAACTTCCAGAACGGGCTCAAGACCCTCCCCGTGCGCTGGGGAACAGATCGGTGA